From Phacochoerus africanus isolate WHEZ1 chromosome 13, ROS_Pafr_v1, whole genome shotgun sequence, a single genomic window includes:
- the SLC25A15 gene encoding mitochondrial ornithine transporter 1, whose amino-acid sequence MKSNPAIQAAIDLTAGAAGGTACVLTGQPFDTMKVKMQTFPDLYRGLTDCCLKTYSQVGFRGFYKGTSPALIANIAENSVLFMCYGFCQQVVRKVAGLDRQAKLSDLQNAAAGSFASAFAALVLCPTELVKCRLQTMYEMETSGKIAKSQNTVWSVVKSILGKDGPLGFYHGLSSTLLREVPGYFFFFGGYELSRSFFASGRSKDELGPVPLMLSGGFGGICLWLAVYPVDCIKSRIQVLSMSGKQAGFIGTFISVVKNEGITALYSGLKPTMIRAFPANGALFLAYEYSRKLMMSQFEAY is encoded by the exons GGGGCACAGCGTGCGTCCTGACCGGGCAGCCCTTCGACACGATGAAAGTGAAGATGCAGACGTTTCCCGACCTGTACAGGGGCCTCACCGACTGCTGCCTCAAGACCTACTCGCAGGTGGGCTTCCGGGGCTTCTACAAGGGGACCAGCCCGGCACTGATCGCCAACATCGCCGAGAACTCCGTCCTCTTCATGTGCTACGGCTTCTGCCAGCAGGTGGTGCGGAAGGTGGCGGGACTGGACAGGCAGGCGAAGCTGAG TGACCTGCAGAACGCGGCTGCTGGCTCCTTCGCCTCTGCCTTTGCTGCCCTGGTCCTCTGCCCCACCGAGCTGGTGAAGTGCCGGCTGCAGACCATGTATGAGATGGAGACGTCAGGAAAGATAGCCAAAAGCCAGAA CACAGTTTGGTCTGTCGTGAAGAGCATCCTTGGCAAAGACGGCCCCTTGGGCTTCTACCATGGACTGTCGAGCACTTTACTTCGAGAAGTACCGGGCTACTTCTTCTTCTTCGGGGGCTATGAACTGAGCCGATCTTTTTTTGCATCGGGGAGATCAAAAGATGAATTAG GCCCTGTCCCTTTGATGTTAAGTGGAGGGTTTGGCGGCATCTGCCTCTGGCTTGCTGTTTACCCCGTGGATTGTATCAAATCCAGAATTCAAGTTCTTTCCATGTCTGGAAAACAGGCAGGATTCATTGGAACCTTTATAAGTGTTGTGAAAAATGAAG GGATAACGGCTCTATACTCTGGACTGAAACCTACCATGATACGTGCGTTCCCTGCCAATGGGGCACTCTTTTTGGCCTACGAGTACAGCCGGAAGTTGATGATGAGCCAGTTTGAAGCATACTGA